The Desulfuromonas versatilis genome has a segment encoding these proteins:
- a CDS encoding cation-translocating P-type ATPase, producing MAGTTRAQNAAHAPPSAGEVEWHALSATDAFARVDSVSHGLTQAQAAERLERFGPNALPVKGPPGVAVIFLHQFLSPLIYILLAAGIVSLLIGEVTDAGFIFAVILLNAALGTFQEWKAEKSAAALQSLLKINARVRRDGEESELTADQLVPGDVVLLESGNRVPADLRLFHGKGLAIDESLLTGESLAVEKTIEPLPRHVPLGERRNMAFAGSTATTGRGVGVVVATGLQTQVGRIAKAVTSAAVTKPPLVIRMERFARQISYLVLGFVSLLAVAAVAEGIPPAEVFFMAVALAVSAIPEGLPVAMTVALSIATTRMARRHVIVRKLTAVEGLGSCTCIASDKTGTLTVNRQTVKLLWLPDGRSFAVSGEGYAGEGEVRTVEGSPPEPQDLEQLLRLARAGVLCNEGTLVRRERGWDHHGDAMDVALLALACKLGLQAERVRGELDLIGEIPYESELRYAARCYRGIEGTWVVKGAVERVLAFCDRMQSAGGAVHLDSEAVERQAQQLAENGYRVLAIAEGRSAAGELKSPLEEKDIPALTLLGLAAFIDPLRPEAPAAVATCREAGVQVMMITGDHPATALAIARQLGIAEEAGQMVSGVDLAAEGDPGSADFRQRVAASQVFARVSPLQKLHIVEALGEQGHFTAVTGDGVNDAPALRRANIGVAMGSGTDVAKDTASIIVTDDNFASVVAGVEEGRFAYDNIRKVVYLLISTGGAEIVLFSMALLFGLPLPLLAVQLLWLNLVTNGIQDVALAFEGGEPGVMNRPPRPPGEGVFNRLMIEQNLVSGLTMGLLAFAAWAWMNDRGLPETEARNLTLLLMVLLENVHVFNCRSERSSAFRVPLRRNRVLIFGVAIAQGIHILALGTPLMQKVLGVAPVSLREWFTLLALASILLVVMEIFKRLRFPAGGGPATLHPREKGLTA from the coding sequence ATGGCAGGCACGACTCGAGCCCAGAACGCGGCGCACGCACCGCCGTCGGCCGGCGAAGTCGAATGGCACGCGCTTTCGGCCACCGACGCCTTCGCCCGGGTCGACTCGGTCAGCCACGGCCTGACCCAGGCCCAGGCGGCCGAGCGCCTAGAGCGTTTCGGCCCCAACGCCCTGCCGGTCAAGGGGCCGCCCGGGGTCGCGGTCATCTTTCTGCACCAGTTTCTCAGCCCGCTTATCTACATTCTGCTGGCGGCCGGGATCGTCTCCCTGCTCATCGGCGAGGTTACCGACGCCGGCTTCATCTTCGCCGTCATCCTGCTCAACGCGGCCCTCGGCACTTTCCAGGAGTGGAAGGCCGAAAAGAGCGCCGCTGCCCTGCAGAGCCTGCTAAAGATCAACGCCCGGGTGCGCCGCGACGGCGAAGAGTCGGAGCTGACCGCGGATCAACTGGTGCCCGGCGACGTGGTGCTGCTCGAATCGGGCAACCGCGTACCGGCCGATCTGCGCCTGTTCCATGGCAAGGGGCTGGCCATCGACGAGTCGCTGCTGACCGGAGAGTCGCTGGCCGTGGAAAAGACTATCGAGCCCCTGCCGCGCCATGTGCCGCTCGGCGAGCGGCGCAACATGGCCTTCGCCGGCTCCACCGCCACCACCGGCCGGGGGGTCGGTGTAGTGGTCGCCACCGGGCTGCAGACCCAGGTCGGCCGCATCGCCAAGGCGGTGACCTCGGCGGCGGTCACCAAGCCGCCGCTGGTCATCCGCATGGAGCGCTTCGCGCGCCAGATCAGCTACCTGGTGCTCGGCTTCGTCAGCCTGCTGGCGGTGGCGGCGGTGGCCGAGGGGATCCCCCCCGCCGAGGTCTTCTTCATGGCGGTGGCGCTGGCGGTTTCGGCCATCCCCGAGGGGCTGCCGGTGGCCATGACCGTGGCCCTGTCCATCGCCACCACGCGCATGGCGCGGCGCCACGTCATCGTGCGCAAACTGACCGCGGTCGAGGGGCTGGGCAGCTGCACCTGCATCGCCAGCGACAAGACCGGCACCCTGACCGTCAACCGCCAGACGGTGAAGCTGCTCTGGCTCCCCGACGGTCGCAGCTTCGCCGTCTCCGGGGAGGGCTACGCCGGCGAGGGGGAGGTGCGCACCGTGGAGGGCAGCCCCCCCGAGCCGCAGGATCTGGAACAGCTGCTGCGGCTCGCCCGCGCCGGGGTGCTGTGCAACGAGGGGACCCTGGTGCGCAGGGAGCGGGGCTGGGACCACCACGGCGATGCCATGGATGTCGCCCTGCTGGCGCTGGCCTGCAAGCTCGGCCTGCAGGCCGAACGGGTGCGCGGCGAGCTCGACCTGATCGGCGAGATCCCCTACGAATCGGAGCTGCGCTACGCGGCCCGCTGCTACCGGGGGATCGAGGGGACCTGGGTGGTCAAGGGGGCGGTGGAGCGGGTGTTGGCCTTCTGCGACCGGATGCAGAGCGCCGGCGGTGCCGTGCACCTGGACAGCGAGGCGGTGGAGCGTCAGGCCCAGCAGCTGGCCGAAAACGGCTACCGGGTACTGGCCATCGCCGAGGGGCGCAGCGCCGCCGGGGAGCTCAAGAGCCCCCTGGAGGAAAAGGACATCCCGGCGCTGACCCTGCTCGGGCTGGCCGCCTTCATCGACCCGCTGCGCCCCGAGGCGCCGGCCGCGGTGGCGACCTGCCGCGAAGCGGGGGTGCAGGTGATGATGATCACCGGCGACCATCCGGCCACCGCCCTGGCCATCGCCCGCCAGCTCGGCATCGCCGAGGAAGCCGGACAGATGGTCAGCGGCGTCGACCTGGCCGCTGAAGGCGACCCCGGCAGCGCCGATTTCCGCCAGCGGGTCGCCGCCAGCCAGGTTTTCGCCCGGGTCTCCCCCCTGCAGAAGCTGCACATCGTCGAGGCCCTCGGCGAGCAGGGGCATTTCACCGCGGTCACCGGCGACGGCGTCAACGACGCCCCGGCGCTGCGCCGGGCCAACATCGGCGTGGCCATGGGCTCGGGGACCGACGTCGCCAAGGACACCGCCTCGATCATCGTCACCGATGACAATTTCGCCTCGGTGGTGGCCGGGGTCGAGGAGGGTCGCTTTGCCTACGACAACATCCGCAAGGTGGTCTACCTGCTGATCTCCACCGGCGGCGCCGAAATCGTCCTGTTCTCGATGGCCCTGCTGTTCGGCCTGCCGCTGCCGCTGCTGGCGGTGCAGCTGCTGTGGCTCAACCTGGTGACCAACGGCATCCAGGATGTCGCCCTGGCCTTCGAGGGGGGCGAGCCGGGGGTGATGAACCGCCCGCCCCGTCCGCCCGGCGAGGGGGTCTTCAACCGCCTGATGATCGAGCAGAACCTGGTCTCGGGGCTGACCATGGGGCTGCTCGCCTTCGCCGCCTGGGCCTGGATGAACGACCGGGGCCTGCCCGAGACCGAGGCGCGCAACCTGACCCTGCTGCTGATGGTGCTGCTGGAGAACGTGCACGTATTCAACTGCCGCTCCGAGCGCAGCAGCGCCTTTCGGGTGCCGCTGCGCCGCAACCGGGTGCTGATCTTCGGCGTCGCCATCGCCCAGGGGATCCACATCCTGGCCTTGGGCACGCCGCTGATGCAAAAGGTGCTCGGCGTCGCGCCGGTCTCCCTGCGAGAGTGGTTCACCCTGCTGGCACTGGCCTCGATCTTGCTAGTGGTCATGGAGATCTTCAAGCGGCTGCGCTTCCCCGCCGGGGGCGGACCGGCCACCCTCCACCCCCGCGAAAAAGGACTTACGGCATGA
- a CDS encoding VOC family protein, which yields MPLTLTLGVHDLDATAFFYREILLLDLESFIPAPGHPPVLILRQGDAVVLFRELETLEALHPALLQNLSRHPLGVGASMEFQVPRLRPIEKNLARRNLHLLYELEDEQFGRREIWLHDPDGYLVILSEQQEQAD from the coding sequence ATGCCCCTGACCCTGACCCTCGGCGTTCACGACCTCGACGCCACCGCCTTTTTCTACCGGGAAATCCTGCTGCTCGACCTCGAGAGCTTCATCCCCGCCCCCGGGCATCCGCCGGTGCTGATCCTGCGCCAGGGCGACGCGGTGGTGCTGTTTCGCGAACTGGAGACGCTGGAGGCGCTGCACCCGGCGCTGCTCCAGAACCTGTCGCGCCATCCCCTGGGGGTCGGCGCGTCCATGGAATTCCAGGTGCCCCGCCTGCGGCCGATAGAGAAAAACCTCGCCCGGCGCAACCTGCACCTGCTCTACGAACTGGAGGATGAGCAATTCGGCCGCCGGGAGATCTGGCTGCACGACCCCGACGGCTACCTGGTCATTCTCAGCGAGCAGCAGGAGCAGGCGGACTGA
- the folK gene encoding 2-amino-4-hydroxy-6-hydroxymethyldihydropteridine diphosphokinase — protein MTEAYLALGSNLGERLEMLRGARGALQGSEQVDVAACSAVFETEPVGGPAGQSAYLNAVLRVRSGLSPEALLALCLEIETRFGRQRAERWGERTLDIDLLLFGAELRDGPFLILPHPRLHQRRFVLEPLAELAPELRHPRLGRKVRELLAALPPGQAVRRLYPTW, from the coding sequence ATGACTGAAGCCTATCTGGCCCTCGGCTCCAACCTGGGCGAGCGCCTGGAAATGTTGCGCGGGGCGCGGGGCGCCCTGCAGGGGAGCGAGCAGGTCGACGTGGCCGCCTGCTCGGCGGTCTTCGAAACCGAACCGGTAGGCGGGCCCGCCGGCCAGTCGGCCTACCTGAACGCGGTGCTGCGGGTGCGCAGCGGGCTGTCGCCCGAGGCGCTGCTCGCCCTGTGCCTGGAGATCGAAACCCGCTTCGGCCGGCAACGGGCCGAGCGTTGGGGGGAGCGCACCCTGGACATCGACCTGCTGCTGTTCGGCGCGGAATTGCGCGACGGCCCCTTCCTAATCCTGCCGCATCCGCGCCTGCACCAGCGGCGGTTCGTCCTGGAGCCGCTGGCGGAACTGGCCCCGGAGCTGCGCCATCCCCGGCTCGGCCGGAAGGTGAGGGAGCTGCTGGCCGCTCTGCCCCCCGGCCAGGCGGTGCGGCGCCTCTATCCGACGTGGTGA
- a CDS encoding YHS domain-containing protein codes for MIRLLIFALLCFLIYTLYTAVIRSLSGKGGTLPGEKTRRGEDMVQDPQCGTYLPRSDALEKSVNGTRHFFCSKECRDAFPGKK; via the coding sequence ATGATCCGTCTGTTGATTTTCGCCCTGCTCTGTTTTCTGATCTACACCCTCTACACCGCGGTGATCCGGTCCCTGTCCGGAAAGGGGGGCACGCTCCCCGGGGAGAAGACCCGCCGCGGCGAAGACATGGTCCAGGACCCCCAGTGCGGTACCTACCTGCCCCGCAGCGACGCATTGGAAAAATCCGTCAACGGTACCCGGCATTTCTTCTGTTCCAAAGAATGCCGGGACGCTTTTCCCGGCAAGAAATAG
- the fsa gene encoding fructose-6-phosphate aldolase: MKFFIDTADVAEIRAAHDLGLVDGVTTNPSLIAKSGREFKEVIEEITSIVDGPISAEVISLDAEGMVREGQELAKINPKKIVIKVPMTGEGLKATSIFASEGIKTNVTLVFSPLQALLAAKAGASYVSPFVGRLDDVGHDGMEGIDQIRTIFDNYGYQAEIIVASVRSPLHVLRAALIGADICTIPFSVITQLAKHPLTDVGIEKFLADWKKGQK; the protein is encoded by the coding sequence ATGAAATTCTTCATCGATACCGCCGACGTTGCCGAAATCCGCGCCGCCCACGACCTGGGGCTGGTCGACGGGGTAACCACCAACCCTTCGCTGATCGCCAAGAGCGGCCGGGAGTTCAAGGAGGTGATCGAGGAGATCACCTCGATTGTCGACGGCCCCATTTCCGCCGAAGTCATCTCCCTGGATGCCGAGGGGATGGTGCGCGAAGGGCAGGAGTTGGCCAAGATCAACCCGAAGAAGATCGTCATCAAGGTGCCGATGACCGGCGAGGGGCTCAAGGCCACCAGCATCTTCGCCTCGGAAGGGATCAAGACCAACGTCACCCTGGTCTTTTCTCCGCTGCAGGCGCTGCTGGCCGCCAAGGCGGGGGCGAGCTACGTCTCCCCCTTCGTCGGCCGGCTTGACGATGTCGGCCACGACGGCATGGAGGGGATCGACCAGATCCGCACCATTTTCGACAACTACGGCTACCAGGCCGAGATCATCGTCGCCTCGGTGCGCAGCCCTCTGCACGTGTTGCGCGCGGCCCTGATCGGCGCCGACATCTGCACCATCCCCTTCTCGGTGATCACCCAACTGGCCAAGCACCCCCTGACCGACGTCGGCATCGAGAAATTTCTCGCCGACTGGAAAAAGGGCCAGAAATAG
- the sucC gene encoding ADP-forming succinate--CoA ligase subunit beta → MNIHEYQAKAILRNFGVPVPEGHVVYNSNSARDWARRLGDGPWAVKAQIHAGGRGKGGGVKIAKTADDVKKFARDMFGMTLVTHQTGPEGKIVKRVLIEAGCNIADEFYVSFLVDRATSKVTLMASAEGGMDIEEVAAKTPEKIFFEAVDPTVGLTAFQARKVAFKLGFAIPQVKQAVPLLQNLYKAFVESDCSLLEINPLVQTAEGKLLCLDAKLNFDDNALFRHIRIRDLRDYDEEDHMEIEASQYDLSYIALDGNIGCMVNGAGLAMATMDIIKHYGGDPANFLDVGGGATIERVTEAFKIILSDEKVEGILVNIFGGIMKCDVIATGVIEAARQIGVKVPLVVRLEGTNVEKGKQMLAESGLNIIAADGMADAAEKIVKAVKG, encoded by the coding sequence ATGAACATTCACGAGTACCAGGCGAAGGCGATTCTTCGAAACTTTGGAGTCCCGGTCCCCGAGGGGCACGTGGTCTACAACAGCAACTCGGCCCGCGACTGGGCCCGGCGACTGGGCGACGGCCCCTGGGCGGTCAAGGCCCAGATCCACGCCGGCGGCCGCGGCAAGGGGGGCGGGGTGAAGATCGCCAAGACCGCCGACGACGTGAAAAAGTTCGCCCGCGACATGTTCGGCATGACCCTGGTCACCCACCAGACCGGCCCCGAGGGGAAAATCGTCAAGCGGGTGCTGATCGAGGCCGGCTGCAACATCGCCGATGAATTCTACGTCTCCTTCCTGGTCGACCGCGCCACCTCCAAGGTCACCCTGATGGCCAGCGCCGAAGGGGGGATGGACATCGAGGAGGTTGCCGCCAAGACCCCGGAGAAGATCTTCTTCGAGGCCGTCGACCCCACGGTCGGGCTGACCGCCTTCCAGGCGCGCAAGGTCGCCTTCAAGCTCGGCTTCGCCATCCCCCAGGTCAAGCAGGCGGTGCCGCTGCTGCAGAACCTCTACAAGGCGTTCGTCGAATCGGACTGCTCGCTGCTGGAAATCAACCCCCTGGTGCAGACCGCCGAGGGGAAACTGCTGTGTCTCGACGCCAAGCTCAACTTCGACGACAACGCGCTGTTCCGCCACATCCGCATCCGCGACCTGCGCGACTACGATGAAGAAGACCACATGGAGATCGAGGCTTCCCAGTACGATCTGTCCTACATCGCCCTGGACGGCAACATCGGCTGCATGGTCAACGGCGCCGGCCTGGCGATGGCGACCATGGACATCATCAAGCACTACGGCGGCGATCCGGCCAACTTCCTGGACGTCGGCGGCGGGGCGACCATCGAGCGGGTCACCGAGGCGTTCAAGATCATCCTCTCCGACGAGAAGGTCGAGGGGATCCTGGTCAACATCTTCGGCGGCATCATGAAGTGCGACGTCATCGCCACCGGGGTCATCGAGGCGGCCCGGCAGATCGGGGTCAAGGTGCCGCTGGTGGTGCGTCTGGAGGGGACCAATGTCGAGAAGGGCAAGCAGATGCTGGCCGAGTCGGGGCTGAACATCATCGCCGCCGACGGCATGGCCGATGCCGCCGAGAAGATCGTCAAAGCCGTCAAGGGTTAA
- the sucD gene encoding succinate--CoA ligase subunit alpha encodes MSILIDKNTKVITQGITGATGLFHAQGAREYGTQMVGGVTPGKGGTAIDGFPIFDTVEQAVAATGANASVIYVPPIGAADAIMEAVDADLDLVICITEGVPVLDMVKVKHYMKGKKTRLVGPNCPGVITPGQCKIGIMPGYIHKPGPVGVVSRSGTLTYEAVWQLTTRGIGQTTCVGIGGDPVNGTSHLDVLQMFEADPETQAVIMIGEIGGDAEEKAAEYVRDHMSKPVAAFIAGATAPPGKRMGHAGAIISGGKGDAASKKAFLRECGISVADSPAEMAEALLKVWQP; translated from the coding sequence ATGAGCATCCTGATCGATAAGAATACCAAGGTCATCACCCAAGGGATCACCGGTGCCACCGGCCTCTTCCATGCCCAGGGGGCCCGCGAGTACGGCACCCAGATGGTCGGCGGGGTCACCCCCGGCAAGGGCGGCACGGCGATCGACGGCTTTCCCATCTTCGACACCGTCGAGCAGGCCGTCGCGGCCACCGGCGCCAACGCCTCGGTTATCTACGTGCCGCCCATCGGGGCCGCCGACGCCATCATGGAGGCGGTCGATGCCGACCTCGACCTGGTGATCTGCATCACCGAGGGGGTGCCGGTGCTCGACATGGTCAAGGTCAAGCATTACATGAAGGGGAAAAAGACCCGGCTGGTCGGACCCAACTGCCCCGGGGTGATCACCCCCGGGCAGTGCAAGATCGGCATCATGCCCGGCTACATTCACAAGCCCGGCCCGGTCGGGGTGGTGTCCCGTTCGGGCACCCTGACCTACGAGGCGGTCTGGCAGCTGACCACCCGCGGCATCGGCCAGACCACCTGCGTCGGCATCGGCGGTGACCCGGTCAACGGCACCAGCCACCTGGACGTGCTGCAGATGTTCGAGGCCGATCCCGAGACCCAGGCGGTGATCATGATCGGCGAGATCGGCGGCGACGCCGAGGAGAAGGCCGCCGAGTACGTCCGCGATCACATGAGCAAGCCCGTCGCCGCTTTCATCGCCGGGGCCACCGCCCCTCCGGGCAAGCGCATGGGCCATGCCGGCGCCATCATCTCCGGCGGCAAGGGGGATGCGGCCAGCAAGAAGGCGTTCCTTCGCGAGTGTGGCATCTCGGTGGCCGACAGCCCCGCAGAGATGGCCGAGGCGCTGCTGAAGGTCTGGCAGCCCTGA
- the def gene encoding peptide deformylase yields MALLKIYHYPDPVLKQVAAPVTGIDDDLRRLAADMAETMYAAPGVGLAAPQVGVSKRLVVIDCAPKGEPPQLLTVINPEILSREEDCCEEEGCLSVPGYYARVERQARVRVRYLDLDGNTVERESTGLEAICFQHEIDHLDGILFVDHLSPLKKGLFRKKYKKILEQMQEQL; encoded by the coding sequence ATGGCCCTTCTCAAGATTTATCATTACCCCGATCCGGTGCTCAAGCAGGTCGCCGCCCCGGTGACCGGGATCGACGATGACCTGCGCCGCCTGGCCGCCGACATGGCCGAAACCATGTATGCGGCCCCCGGGGTTGGTCTCGCGGCGCCCCAGGTGGGCGTTTCCAAGCGACTGGTGGTCATCGACTGCGCCCCCAAGGGAGAGCCGCCGCAACTGCTCACGGTGATCAATCCCGAAATCCTCTCCCGTGAGGAGGACTGCTGCGAAGAGGAGGGATGCCTTTCGGTGCCCGGCTACTATGCCCGGGTCGAGCGTCAGGCCCGGGTCCGGGTCCGCTATCTCGACCTCGACGGCAACACCGTGGAGCGCGAGTCGACGGGGCTGGAGGCCATCTGCTTTCAGCACGAGATCGACCACCTGGACGGTATTCTGTTCGTCGATCATCTCTCGCCTCTGAAAAAGGGGTTGTTTCGCAAAAAATACAAAAAAATCCTGGAACAGATGCAGGAGCAGCTGTGA
- the fmt gene encoding methionyl-tRNA formyltransferase yields MGTPDFALPTLQGLLDAGVELCAVYTQPDRPKGRGNKLAAPPVKELALQHGIPVHQPLKLRDPAVVDELRRIAPELIVVVAYGQILPKSVLEIPRYGCINVHASLLPRYRGAAPINRAVIDGEAETGVTTMYMDVGLDTGDMLVKRSLAIGPEETAGELHDRLALLGREAMEQTLGRLCAGTLERVPQDDALSTYAPLLKKEEGLIDWSLSAEQVHNLVRGLDPWPGAFTGLAGQSLKLARTRPQAGSSGAPGTVLAAGAEGVLVACGSGALLVRELQLPGKKRMQAADFLRGTALAEGTRLES; encoded by the coding sequence ATGGGAACTCCGGATTTCGCCCTGCCGACCCTGCAGGGGCTGCTCGATGCCGGAGTCGAGCTCTGCGCCGTCTATACCCAGCCCGATCGCCCCAAGGGACGCGGCAATAAGCTGGCCGCGCCGCCGGTCAAGGAGCTGGCCCTGCAGCACGGCATCCCGGTCCACCAGCCGCTCAAGCTCCGCGATCCGGCCGTGGTGGATGAGCTGCGCCGGATCGCCCCGGAGCTGATCGTGGTGGTGGCCTACGGGCAGATCCTGCCCAAGAGCGTCCTCGAGATCCCCCGGTACGGCTGCATCAACGTGCACGCCTCGCTGCTGCCGCGCTACCGCGGCGCCGCCCCCATCAACCGCGCGGTGATCGACGGGGAGGCCGAGACCGGGGTGACCACCATGTATATGGACGTGGGGCTCGACACCGGTGACATGCTGGTCAAGCGCTCCCTTGCCATAGGCCCCGAGGAGACCGCCGGGGAGCTGCACGACCGGCTGGCCCTGCTGGGCCGCGAGGCGATGGAGCAGACCCTGGGCCGGCTGTGCGCCGGTACCCTGGAGCGGGTCCCCCAGGACGATGCCCTGAGCACCTACGCGCCGTTGCTGAAAAAGGAGGAAGGGCTGATCGACTGGAGCCTTTCCGCCGAACAGGTACACAACCTGGTGCGCGGCCTCGATCCCTGGCCCGGCGCCTTCACCGGCCTTGCCGGCCAGTCGCTGAAGCTCGCCCGCACCCGGCCCCAGGCCGGCTCCTCGGGTGCGCCGGGAACGGTCCTTGCGGCCGGCGCCGAGGGAGTGCTTGTTGCCTGCGGCAGCGGGGCGCTGCTGGTCCGCGAGCTGCAGCTGCCGGGCAAGAAACGGATGCAGGCTGCCGACTTTCTGCGCGGCACGGCGCTCGCCGAAGGCACCCGCCTGGAGTCCTGA
- a CDS encoding DUF116 domain-containing protein has product MSTVPSPRDDFQPRKRLFIGLLAAACALVLGLGLLLWWVPSVGLRSIHPLLPVLLGALLAAVAVVVLGGLTLLVLTLLTGKDLLISQRLRGVVIRYLFPGIIALGRVLGIDRDTLQQSFIALNNQLVRAKKLRVAPGEALILLPHCIQLFDCAIKITGDVQKCIRCNKCDISALADLASERGIDIAVATGGTLARKLIVEKRPRFILAVACERDLTSGIRDAYPLPVIGVLNHRPHGPCFNTGILLPEVRSALDEHVLPTRP; this is encoded by the coding sequence GTGTCGACAGTCCCCTCCCCGCGTGACGACTTCCAGCCGCGCAAGCGGCTGTTCATCGGCCTGCTCGCCGCGGCGTGCGCCCTGGTGCTGGGGCTCGGCCTGCTGCTGTGGTGGGTGCCGAGCGTCGGCCTGAGGAGCATCCATCCGCTGCTGCCGGTACTGCTCGGCGCCCTGCTGGCGGCGGTGGCCGTCGTGGTGCTGGGCGGGCTGACCCTGCTGGTGCTGACCCTGCTCACCGGCAAGGATCTGCTGATCTCCCAGCGGCTGCGGGGGGTCGTTATCCGCTACCTGTTTCCCGGCATCATCGCCCTGGGGCGGGTCCTCGGCATCGATCGGGATACCCTGCAGCAGTCCTTCATCGCCCTCAACAACCAGCTGGTGCGGGCCAAGAAGCTGCGGGTCGCGCCCGGCGAGGCGCTGATCCTGCTCCCCCACTGCATCCAGCTCTTCGACTGCGCCATCAAGATCACCGGCGATGTGCAGAAATGCATCCGCTGCAACAAGTGCGACATCAGCGCCCTGGCCGACCTGGCCAGCGAGCGCGGCATCGACATCGCCGTGGCCACCGGCGGTACCCTGGCGCGCAAGCTGATCGTCGAGAAGCGCCCGCGCTTCATCCTTGCGGTGGCCTGCGAACGGGACCTGACCTCGGGGATTCGCGACGCCTACCCCCTGCCGGTGATCGGGGTTCTCAACCACCGTCCCCACGGCCCCTGCTTCAACACCGGCATCCTGCTGCCCGAGGTGCGCAGCGCCCTCGACGAGCACGTGCTCCCCACCCGTCCTTGA
- the htpX gene encoding zinc metalloprotease HtpX, which produces MNTFRTVALMTLLTLLLVGAGSLVGGRSGALFALIMAGVMNLGSYWFSDKIVIAMYRGKEVTSGTLYEVVQEICQRNGLVMPRVFILPQPTPNAFATGRNPKHAVVAATEGILQILTREELMGVMAHEMSHVKHRDILIGSIVATIAGAISYLSHMAQWAMIFGGGRDDEDGNPLAMILMMILAPIAAMLVQMAVSRSREYEADRGGAKLCGNPYYLANALRKLEMANRRMPMQQVNEATAHMFIVSPLSGGGLKSLFSTHPPVEERVRRLEAMTSL; this is translated from the coding sequence ATGAATACCTTCCGAACCGTCGCATTGATGACCCTGCTGACCCTGCTGCTGGTCGGCGCCGGATCACTGGTCGGCGGCCGCAGCGGCGCCCTGTTCGCCCTGATCATGGCCGGGGTGATGAACCTGGGCTCCTACTGGTTCTCCGACAAGATCGTCATCGCCATGTACCGCGGCAAGGAGGTGACCAGCGGCACCCTTTACGAGGTGGTTCAGGAGATCTGCCAGCGTAACGGGCTGGTCATGCCGCGGGTCTTTATCCTGCCCCAGCCGACCCCCAACGCCTTCGCCACCGGGCGCAACCCGAAGCACGCCGTGGTGGCCGCCACCGAGGGGATTCTGCAGATTTTGACCCGCGAGGAGCTGATGGGGGTCATGGCCCACGAGATGAGCCACGTCAAGCATCGCGACATCCTCATCGGTTCCATCGTCGCCACCATCGCCGGGGCCATCTCCTACCTCTCCCACATGGCCCAGTGGGCGATGATCTTCGGCGGCGGCCGCGACGACGAGGACGGCAACCCGCTGGCGATGATCCTGATGATGATTCTCGCGCCGATCGCCGCTATGCTGGTGCAGATGGCGGTCTCCCGCTCGCGGGAGTACGAGGCCGACCGGGGCGGCGCCAAGCTCTGCGGCAACCCCTACTACCTGGCCAACGCGCTGCGCAAGCTGGAGATGGCCAACCGCCGCATGCCGATGCAGCAGGTCAACGAAGCCACCGCCCATATGTTCATCGTCAGCCCCTTGAGCGGCGGCGGGCTCAAGTCGCTGTTCTCGACCCACCCGCCGGTGGAGGAGAGGGTCCGCCGCCTGGAGGCGATGACCTCCCTGTAA